The following coding sequences lie in one Candidatus Paceibacterota bacterium genomic window:
- a CDS encoding class II fructose-bisphosphate aldolase, whose protein sequence is MQSLRECLNRVVKEKKAIGHFNISNIEGLWAVFKAARKLDVPVIIGTSEGERDFLGVKQAVLLVKSLREEFDYPIFINADHTYSLERVKEAIDAGYDAVIYDGAEQPFEENIKITKQCVEYARSKNPEILIEGELGYKGTASEILDEIPKGVELGAEYLTKPDEAERFVKETGVDLLAPAVGNFHGMLKRGDPALNIKVVKEVSQAAKVPLVLHGASGNSAEDIKAAIENGVSIVHVSTELRAAYTEALRKSLTDYPKEVAPYKISKPAIEAMQKVAEEKLRIFNNL, encoded by the coding sequence ATGCAATCTCTTAGAGAATGTTTAAACCGGGTTGTAAAAGAAAAAAAAGCCATCGGCCATTTTAATATTTCTAATATCGAAGGCTTATGGGCCGTCTTTAAGGCCGCCCGAAAACTGGATGTGCCGGTAATAATCGGCACTTCCGAAGGGGAGCGGGATTTTTTGGGAGTAAAACAAGCCGTTTTGTTGGTAAAGAGCTTGCGAGAAGAATTTGATTATCCGATTTTCATCAATGCTGATCATACCTATTCACTTGAACGAGTAAAAGAAGCGATCGATGCCGGTTATGATGCGGTTATCTATGACGGAGCCGAGCAGCCGTTTGAAGAAAATATTAAGATTACTAAACAATGTGTCGAATATGCTAGAAGTAAAAATCCGGAGATCTTAATTGAAGGGGAGCTCGGCTACAAAGGAACTGCTTCGGAGATTTTAGATGAAATTCCAAAAGGAGTAGAGCTTGGAGCGGAATATCTAACTAAGCCTGATGAAGCGGAACGCTTTGTTAAAGAAACGGGCGTCGATTTGCTGGCGCCGGCCGTCGGTAATTTTCACGGAATGTTAAAGAGGGGCGATCCCGCTCTGAATATCAAAGTAGTGAAGGAAGTTAGCCAAGCTGCCAAAGTACCTTTAGTTCTGCACGGCGCTTCCGGAAATTCAGCCGAAGATATTAAAGCGGCAATTGAGAACGGCGTTTCGATTGTGCACGTCAGTACAGAACTGCGTGCCGCGTACACTGAAGCTTTACGAAAATCTTTGACCGATTATCCAAAAGAAGTAGCGCCTTACAAAATTAGCAAACCGGCAATTGAAGCAATGCAAAAGGTGGCGGAAGAAAAATTAAGAATCTTCAACAATCTATAA
- a CDS encoding carbohydrate kinase family protein, whose protein sequence is MQENVNLDLIAIGDAVADTFIRLSEGEEVWDANHTTEKLCLSFADKVPYEFAETIYAVGNSANAAVSASRLGLKSALISNIGDDQIGKDCLESLHQNVVDTSFIKVNQEMKTNHHYVLWFHDERTILIKHFEYPYEMPNVGNPKWLYLSSLGASSLEFHTKIADYLENHPDIKLCFQPGTYQMKFGTDALKRIYVRSDLFFCNVGEAQRILKTTETDIKKLMQTMREFGPKTVVITDGPKGAYAYDGQNFWFMKPYPDPKPPYERTGAGDAFSSTVTSALILGKSLSEALEWGAVNSMSVVQDIGAQRGLLSEAKIKEWLDKKPGGWQAEKI, encoded by the coding sequence ATGCAGGAGAATGTAAATCTCGATCTAATAGCTATAGGGGACGCTGTCGCCGATACTTTTATCCGCTTAAGCGAGGGGGAGGAAGTCTGGGACGCCAATCACACTACGGAGAAACTTTGCCTTTCTTTTGCCGATAAGGTGCCATATGAGTTTGCTGAAACTATTTATGCCGTGGGTAATAGTGCGAATGCGGCCGTTTCCGCTTCCCGCTTAGGCCTTAAATCAGCTTTAATTTCAAATATTGGTGATGATCAAATAGGTAAGGATTGCTTAGAGAGCTTGCATCAAAACGTTGTTGATACAAGCTTCATCAAGGTCAATCAGGAAATGAAGACCAATCATCATTACGTCCTCTGGTTTCACGATGAGCGCACGATTTTAATTAAACATTTTGAGTATCCGTATGAGATGCCGAATGTGGGTAATCCTAAGTGGCTTTACCTTAGCTCTTTAGGCGCAAGCTCCTTGGAGTTTCATACTAAAATCGCCGATTATCTGGAAAATCATCCCGATATTAAATTATGTTTTCAGCCGGGAACCTATCAGATGAAATTTGGTACTGATGCTCTGAAACGAATTTATGTGCGCTCCGATCTTTTCTTCTGCAATGTTGGCGAGGCTCAAAGAATATTAAAAACTACTGAAACCGATATTAAGAAATTGATGCAGACGATGCGGGAGTTTGGGCCGAAAACAGTCGTAATAACTGACGGTCCGAAAGGAGCGTATGCCTACGATGGCCAAAATTTTTGGTTTATGAAGCCCTACCCTGATCCAAAGCCTCCTTATGAGCGGACTGGGGCGGGCGATGCTTTCTCTTCCACCGTAACTAGTGCCCTAATTTTGGGTAAAAGTCTATCCGAAGCCTTGGAATGGGGTGCCGTTAATTCCATGTCTGTGGTTCAAGATATTGGCGCTCAACGTGGATTGCTTTCCGAAGCTAAGATTAAAGAGTGGCTGGACAAGAAACCAGGGGGCTGGCAAGCGGAAAAAATATGA
- a CDS encoding type II secretion system protein has product MKNRDQKRGFTLIELMVVLSIIGLLVTVILTNIVTARAKTSDSQVLQNLVQLRNAVEQYYSDNGTYPTVSTSNIDSVSLPNFVPAYISSVPTSPLYRMIIPTYSGYLSFKYSCGSQAVNNSDLAPYIVYALYTPYQLNPANTQYRGASPYSTIVCLSAPK; this is encoded by the coding sequence ATGAAAAACCGTGACCAGAAAAGAGGCTTTACCCTAATTGAACTAATGGTAGTACTTTCGATCATTGGTCTTTTGGTAACGGTAATTCTCACTAATATTGTAACGGCCCGAGCCAAGACTAGCGATTCGCAAGTATTGCAGAACTTGGTTCAATTGAGAAATGCTGTTGAACAATATTATTCAGATAACGGAACCTATCCCACAGTAAGTACGAGCAATATTGATAGTGTTAGTTTGCCTAACTTTGTACCCGCTTACATATCTAGCGTGCCCACTTCCCCCTTATATAGAATGATAATCCCTACTTATTCTGGTTATTTGTCTTTTAAATATAGTTGTGGTAGCCAAGCTGTTAATAATTCTGACCTAGCTCCCTATATAGTTTATGCTTTATATACGCCCTATCAGTTGAATCCAGCCAATACTCAATATAGAGGAGCTTCGCCTTACTCTACTATCGTTTGCCTTTCAGCTCCTAAATAA
- a CDS encoding FAD-binding oxidoreductase, giving the protein MKEEIQKLIKGEALDDPETLTKYSRDASLFEVRPELVVFPKDTEDVKSLVKYVEEKKADRPGLSLTGRSAGTDMGGGAINDSIILDFTKYFKKEEVDVEKLRADVGPGVFYRDFETETLPKHISLPVYPASKQLAALGGMVMNNAAGEKTLKYGQIRDFVEEVKMVLYDGNEYSFGKLGEGELKEKLALTNFEGELYRKVFELVTKNQDLIEKARPKTSKNSSGYALWRVYDADKKLFDMSQLFVGSQGTLGLLTEAKMRLIKEPTNRKLIALFFKSWDDLPKVVNQILPFAPESLEAFDDATLKLALHFMPEIAKKAHEHLWKFALNFLPEAFIGLEMGGLPKLILLIELAEESKETVDQKTEEITNILKNFPIHVRVLEEGPDSEKYWVMRRESFNLLRQHVHGKKTAPFIDDFAVDPAKMPEFLPKLLKILKDNNIEANIAGHAGNGNYHIIPLMDLTKESERAKIVPVAKEVYDLIVQYGGSITAEHNDGIMRTPFVEEMFGPQMYGLFKEVKNIFDPHNIFNPGKKVGGSLTFLENHISKG; this is encoded by the coding sequence ATGAAAGAAGAAATTCAAAAGTTGATTAAAGGGGAGGCTCTCGATGATCCAGAAACCCTAACAAAATATAGTCGCGACGCCAGTCTTTTTGAAGTGAGGCCGGAATTAGTGGTATTTCCGAAAGACACCGAAGATGTCAAGAGTTTAGTCAAGTACGTAGAGGAGAAGAAGGCCGATCGGCCCGGACTATCTTTGACGGGCCGATCGGCCGGTACAGATATGGGTGGCGGAGCTATTAACGATTCCATTATTCTTGATTTCACTAAATACTTTAAAAAAGAGGAAGTTGATGTAGAGAAGCTTAGGGCTGATGTAGGCCCCGGCGTCTTCTATCGCGATTTTGAAACAGAAACTTTACCTAAACATATCTCTCTGCCAGTTTATCCAGCCTCCAAACAGCTGGCGGCGCTCGGCGGCATGGTGATGAATAATGCCGCCGGTGAGAAGACTTTGAAGTACGGCCAGATTCGAGATTTTGTGGAGGAAGTTAAAATGGTTCTCTATGATGGGAATGAGTATTCTTTTGGCAAGCTTGGTGAAGGTGAACTAAAAGAAAAGCTCGCCCTCACCAATTTTGAGGGCGAGCTTTATCGAAAAGTTTTTGAACTGGTGACTAAAAATCAAGATTTAATTGAAAAAGCCCGACCAAAAACTTCGAAAAATTCTTCCGGCTATGCTCTCTGGAGAGTTTACGATGCCGACAAAAAGTTGTTTGATATGTCCCAACTTTTTGTCGGCTCCCAAGGCACTCTCGGACTTTTAACCGAAGCGAAAATGCGACTGATTAAAGAGCCAACTAATCGCAAACTAATCGCCCTCTTTTTTAAATCATGGGACGATTTACCAAAGGTGGTAAATCAAATTTTACCGTTTGCTCCGGAAAGTCTGGAAGCATTTGATGACGCCACCTTGAAACTGGCGCTTCACTTCATGCCGGAGATTGCCAAGAAAGCTCACGAGCACTTATGGAAATTCGCCCTGAACTTCTTGCCGGAAGCTTTCATCGGATTGGAAATGGGCGGTCTACCGAAGTTAATTCTTTTAATTGAGCTCGCCGAAGAAAGTAAGGAAACAGTTGATCAAAAAACAGAAGAGATTACAAACATCCTAAAAAATTTTCCAATTCATGTGCGTGTTCTTGAAGAGGGGCCGGATTCAGAAAAATACTGGGTAATGCGTCGGGAAAGTTTCAATCTGCTTCGTCAGCATGTTCATGGAAAGAAGACTGCCCCTTTTATCGACGACTTTGCCGTTGATCCGGCCAAAATGCCTGAATTTTTACCTAAATTACTAAAGATTCTTAAAGATAATAATATTGAGGCCAATATTGCCGGTCACGCTGGAAATGGCAATTATCACATTATTCCTTTAATGGATTTAACCAAAGAAAGCGAACGAGCTAAAATCGTGCCGGTAGCTAAAGAAGTATATGATTTAATCGTTCAATATGGCGGCAGCATTACTGCGGAGCACAATGACGGTATTATGCGCACACCTTTCGTGGAGGAGATGTTCGGGCCTCAAATGTACGGTCTTTTTAAGGAAGTAAAAAATATCTTTGACCCGCACAATATCTTCAATCCGGGTAAAAAAGTAGGAGGTAGCCTGACTTTTTTGGAAAATCACATTAGTAAGGGCTAG
- a CDS encoding type II secretion system protein, with protein sequence MLRLNKFKKGFTLIELLVVIAIIGLLSTIVLSNIATARAKARDTQRISDIRQLRTALQLYYESNNQSYPLTLSSLAPTYIGSIPKDPSNQTFGTGCGGAGWYCYAVLPSSAPVTFYHLGALLEAPNAVLNSDKDCRSDSSAPVCAAGTFGNGTFNGASNGPGGTDNVYDLTS encoded by the coding sequence ATGCTCCGACTAAATAAATTTAAAAAAGGTTTTACCTTAATTGAATTGCTGGTAGTGATCGCCATTATTGGTCTTCTGAGCACCATTGTTCTGTCAAATATTGCCACCGCTCGGGCCAAGGCTCGAGATACTCAGCGAATCTCGGATATTCGCCAATTAAGAACTGCCCTACAGCTCTATTACGAGAGTAATAATCAGTCCTATCCATTAACCCTATCGAGCCTAGCACCAACCTATATTGGGTCTATTCCCAAAGATCCTTCAAATCAAACTTTTGGGACAGGTTGCGGAGGGGCCGGTTGGTACTGCTATGCGGTTTTGCCATCAAGCGCACCCGTGACCTTCTATCATTTAGGTGCTCTGTTAGAAGCCCCAAATGCGGTATTGAATTCTGATAAAGATTGTAGAAGTGACAGCTCCGCTCCGGTTTGTGCAGCGGGTACATTTGGTAACGGCACCTTTAACGGAGCTTCAAACGGACCTGGGGGCACAGACAACGTCTACGATTTGACCAGTTAA